TCAAGATATTGTTATCAACCAAGTCTTTATATATGTTAATTTTCATTGTTTTATCTGCAGTTTTACTATTTTCATATGCTAAAATTTTGTCACTTTCAGTCTGTGTAATGATCCCTGTGCTAACACCCAATTTTAGTGTTGATTCTAATTCAGCTTTAGGTTGTTTAAACTCAATTTTTGAAGGTGTTTTCACATCAGTCTTTGTTGATTTAATACCTGTTGCAAAAGCTAGACTAACAGAGGATAAAAGCATGCCTCCTGTTATTATTCCAGTTATTATTTTAGTTCTTAAAGCTACACTTTTCATATTATTTGCTCCTCACTAATTTATTTTTTTGTTAATGTCTATACATTTATTATAGGCACCTCTTATGTCAGTAATGTGTCAACAACATGTTACTTTCGTGTGTTTTGTAACTATAATATGAATATTACTTATAAAGCATAATTCCTTTCATGCGTTGGTGTGAATATTTTATATATTTGCCAAAAATAAATATAGCAATATTCAATACATTATATGGCTTGTAAGGTATAATAAAGGAATGTTATAAAGAAGGTAAATATATTTTAGAATGGGTGAAATAAACTATGAATGAAAAATTAGGCATAATTATTTGTAAATTTTTTTCTGAAGAACTTAAATTTATAATAAAGAATAATAATATTAAAAATGTAGAAATTTTAGAATTTACGCCAGCGTGTATCTATTGTAATGTCGGAGAAAATGAGCAGTTAGAAGCAATTAAAAGTTTTCAAGTAACCTGTAATAAAATAATTATTATTGGTGCTAAATGCTGCACAAAGTTAAATAAGATGGTGATTGATAGTGAAAAGTGTAAAATACATAGACTTGAATACTGCTTTGAATTATTTACTAATAAAGATATAATTGCTCATTTTGCAAGTGAAAAAACATATCTTGTTACACCAGGTTGGCTTAGAGATTGGGAAAAAAACATTGAAATTTTAGGTTTTGATAAAAACCAAGTGAAAATTAGATTACTAGATACAGGCGTTTGCGATGATAGTTTAGAAAACCTCCATAAATTTTCAGAATATGTAAATGTTCCTTATGATTACATTTTTGTGGGATTAGATTTTTTTAGTATGTTTATAGAAAAAAGCATTCTCGAATGGCGTTTTGAATGTGAAAAAAGGAACTCAACTTTGCTACTTGCGAACAAAAATATGCAGTTTGTCGATCATACGTCAGCCAAACAGCAACTTTCATACATTCTAAATAGCATTCATGAGGGAGTATATATTATAAATTCAAATTATAAAGCAATATTTGTAAATAAAGCCGTAGAGACCTTGGTGAGTCTTAATGATTTTAGAGATATTCTAGGTAAAAGCGTATTCGATGTTGTCCCCAATGAATATCGTGAAATTGTACTTAAAAGATTTAAAAATATACTAGATAATAAAGTATCAGCACCTTTAATTGAGGAAAAATTTATAAAATACAATGGCTGTATTATAGATGTTGAAATATATTCTGGTGCTATTAAATATGAAGGCAATTGGTGCATACTTAGTGTGGTAAGAAATATTTCAGAACGTAAAAACTCTGAAAATCTTAAATTGAAAATTGCCGATCAAAATAAGCTGATAAATGATGCAATGGAATATGACAAGTTAAGGAATGATTTTTTTTGC
This window of the Clostridium estertheticum genome carries:
- a CDS encoding PAS domain-containing sensor histidine kinase: MNEKLGIIICKFFSEELKFIIKNNNIKNVEILEFTPACIYCNVGENEQLEAIKSFQVTCNKIIIIGAKCCTKLNKMVIDSEKCKIHRLEYCFELFTNKDIIAHFASEKTYLVTPGWLRDWEKNIEILGFDKNQVKIRLLDTGVCDDSLENLHKFSEYVNVPYDYIFVGLDFFSMFIEKSILEWRFECEKRNSTLLLANKNMQFVDHTSAKQQLSYILNSIHEGVYIINSNYKAIFVNKAVETLVSLNDFRDILGKSVFDVVPNEYREIVLKRFKNILDNKVSAPLIEEKFIKYNGCIIDVEIYSGAIKYEGNWCILSVVRNISERKNSENLKLKIADQNKLINDAMEYDKLRNDFFCNISHELRTPINVLLSALQLLNLDEINHPNVENEMKVKKYYKIMKQNSYRLLRLVNNLIDITKIDAGYFNLRLKNENIVAIIEDITLSVTAYAEHKGLELVFDTDIEDKTMVCDADKIERIILNVLSNAIKFTPIGGNIFVSIVEKDWGISVSVKDTGVGIPTDMKSSIFERFVQVDKSLSRDREGSGIGLSLVKSLVEMHGGTIRVESQYCSGSEFIIDLPETGLPENKTIISDSNIARVSDLERLQIEFSDIYD